The genomic DNA GCCTTTCCACGTTCCAAATGCGCGCTGGCGTTCAAGGCGATCGCCCAGAAGGTCGATACCTGGCCATTGCCGGCCAATCCTCGCGGGCATCTGGAGTTTTTCGTCGAACGTCTTGTGCAACAAACAGCAGGGCCCGTGCTATGACAGCCAGCGGTTACAACCATCTCTACAAAAAATCGGCACGGGACGCCCAATACGAATTGATCGAGCGTTATGCGCCACTGGTCAAGCGTATCGCCTACCACTTGCTGGCGCGGTTGCCGGCCAGTGTCCAGGTCGAGGACTTGATCCAGGCCGGCATGATCGGCCTGCTTGAAGTGTCGAACAAATACGACGCCAGCAAAGGCGCCAGTTTCGAGACCTATGCCGGTATTCGCATTCGCGGGGCGATGCTCGATGAAGTCCGCAAGGGCGATTGGGCGCCGCGTTCGGTGCACCGCAATACCCGCATGGTCAGTGACGCGATTCGGGCAATTGAAGCGAAAACCGGGCGTGACGCTAAAGATCACGAAGTTGCTGCCGAACTCCAGTTAAGTCTCGATGATTATTACGGGATTTTGAACGATACCTTGGGCAGCCGCCTGTTCAGTTTCGACGACCTGCTGCAGGACGGCGAACACGAAGGGCTGCACGAGGATGGCGCGAGTGCTCACATGGAGCCATCGCGTGACCTGGAAGATGAACGTTTCCAGAGCGCGCTGGCGGATGCGATTGCCAATTTGCCGGAGCGTGAGCGACTGGTCTTGGCGCTGTACTACGACGAAGAGCTGAACCTCAAGGAAATCGGTGAGGTCCTGGGGGTCAGCGAATCGCGGGTCAGCCAGTTACACAGCCAGTGCGCGGCCCGTTTGCGGGGGCGTTTGGGGGAGTGGCGAGCGCGTTGACAGGCAGTGTGGGGACACTGCGACGAGGCTGGCCTGGCAGGTACTGCGCCAGTCTCCATCCGTTGTGCTCCGGACCGTTGTCGAGTGTTGTGCCGGATTGATTGAAATGGCGCGTCCAGGTGCTGGGCGCGTTTAAGACTGCTTGGAGGTCGAATTGGACAAGAACATGAAAATCCTCATCGTTGATGACTTCTCAACGATGCGGCGGATCATAAAAAACCTGTTGCGTGACCTTGGGTTCACCAACACGGTCGAGGCGGATGATGGCGTCACAGCCATTCCGGTCCTCAACAGCGGGAGCATCGACTTTCTGGTGACTGACTGGAACATGCCCGGCATGACCGGTATCGACTTGTTGCGCCATGTGCGCGCCGACGAAAAGCTCAAGCATCTTCCGGTGCTGATGGTCACTGCCGAAGCCAAGCGCGAGCAGATCATCGAAGCGGCCCAGGCCGGTGTAAACGGCTATGTGGTCAAACCCTTCACGGCCCAGGCGTTGAAAGAGAAGATCGAAAAAATCTTCGAACGCATCGGTTAACTGCGCCACGGGGGAGCTATGG from Pseudomonas beijingensis includes the following:
- a CDS encoding chemotaxis response regulator CheY, encoding MKILIVDDFSTMRRIIKNLLRDLGFTNTVEADDGVTAIPVLNSGSIDFLVTDWNMPGMTGIDLLRHVRADEKLKHLPVLMVTAEAKREQIIEAAQAGVNGYVVKPFTAQALKEKIEKIFERIG
- the fliA gene encoding RNA polymerase sigma factor FliA, yielding MTASGYNHLYKKSARDAQYELIERYAPLVKRIAYHLLARLPASVQVEDLIQAGMIGLLEVSNKYDASKGASFETYAGIRIRGAMLDEVRKGDWAPRSVHRNTRMVSDAIRAIEAKTGRDAKDHEVAAELQLSLDDYYGILNDTLGSRLFSFDDLLQDGEHEGLHEDGASAHMEPSRDLEDERFQSALADAIANLPERERLVLALYYDEELNLKEIGEVLGVSESRVSQLHSQCAARLRGRLGEWRAR